One segment of Pan paniscus chromosome 20, NHGRI_mPanPan1-v2.0_pri, whole genome shotgun sequence DNA contains the following:
- the IGLON5 gene encoding igLON family member 5, translating to MPPPAPGARLRLLAAAALAGLAVISRGLLSQSLEFNSPADNYTVCEGDNATLSCFIDEHVTRVAWLNRSNILYAGNDRWTSDPRVRLLINTPEEFSILITEVGLGDEGLYTCSFQTRHQPYTTQVYLIVHVPARIVNISSPVTVNEGGNVNLLCLAVGRPEPTVTWRQLRDGFTSEGEILEISDIQRGQAGEYECVTHNGVNSAPDSRRVLVTVNYPPTITDVTSARTALGRAALLRCEAMAVPPADFQWYKDDRLLSSGTAEGLKVQTERTRSMLLFANVSARHYGNYTCRAANRLGASSASMRLLRPGSLENSAPRPPGLLALLSALGWLWWRM from the exons ATGCCCCCCCCTGCGCCCGGGGCCCGGCTCCGGCTTCTCGCCGCCGCCGCCCTGGCCGGCTTGGCCGTCATCAGCCGAG GGCTGCTCTCCCAGAGCCTGGAGTTCAACTCTCCTGCCGACAACTACACAGTGTGTGAAGGTGACAACGCCACCCTCAG CTGCTTCATCGACGAGCACGTGACCCGCGTGGCCTGGCTGAACCGCTCCAACATCCTGTATGCCGGCAATGACCGCTGGACCAGCGACCCGCGGGTGCGGCTGCTCATCAACACCCCCGAGGAGTTCTCCATCCTCATCACCGAGGTGGGGCTCGGCGACGAGGGCCTCTACACCTGCTCCTTCCAGACCCGCCACCAGCCGTACACCACTCAGGTCTACCTCATTGTCCACG TCCCTGCCCGGATTGTGAACATCTCGTCGCCTGTGACGGTGAATGAGGGGGGCAATGTGAACCTGCTTTGCCTGGCCGTGGGGCGGCCAGAGCCCACGGTCACCTGGAGACAGCTCCGAG ACGGCTTCACCTCGGAGGGAGAGATCCTGGAGATCTCTGACATCCAGCGGGGCCAGGCCGGGGAGTATGAGTGCGTGACTCACAACGGGGTTAACTCGGCGCCCGACAGCCGCCGCGTGCTGGTCACAGTCAACT ATCCTCCGACCATCACGGACGTGACCAGCGCCCGCACCGCGCTGGGCCGGGCCGCCCTCCTGCGCTGCGAAGCCATGGCGGTTCCCCCCGCGGATTTCCAGTGGTACAAGGATGACAGACT GCTGAGCAGCGGCACGGCCGAGGGCCTGAAGGTGCAGACGGAGCGCACCCGCTCGATGCTTCTCTTTGCCAACGTGAGCGCCCGGCATTACGGCAACTATACGTGTCGCGCCGCCAACCGACTGGGAGCGTCCAGCGCCTCCATGCGGCTCCTGC